The following are encoded in a window of Kitasatospora sp. NBC_01250 genomic DNA:
- a CDS encoding IclR family transcriptional regulator, whose protein sequence is MSQTVTRALTLLTELAEGERSLEQLAGLLGVHKTTALRLLQSLEEARLVYRDGEFRYHLGAGLFALSSRALEQRSVRRTAAPHLAELNAATGQTVHLAALEGGEVVYIDKFESRQPVRMYSRIGLPVAMHCAAVAKVLLADLPLPERQKLVAALTFTPFTERTLTTPKALLAELAQVAQQGWAQDRAEHEPFMNCVAAPIRDATGRVVAAASLSVPDLVLPYEQVLELLPQLLATTAAVSAACGAC, encoded by the coding sequence ATGAGCCAGACGGTCACCCGCGCGCTCACCCTGCTGACCGAACTGGCCGAGGGAGAGCGCTCCTTGGAGCAGCTGGCCGGGCTGCTCGGGGTGCACAAGACCACCGCGCTGCGGCTGCTGCAGAGCCTGGAGGAGGCCCGGCTGGTCTACCGCGACGGCGAGTTCCGCTACCACCTGGGCGCGGGCCTGTTCGCCCTCTCCAGCCGGGCCCTGGAGCAGCGTTCGGTGCGCCGCACCGCCGCCCCGCACCTGGCCGAGCTGAACGCGGCCACCGGCCAGACCGTCCACCTGGCGGCACTGGAGGGCGGCGAGGTAGTCTACATCGACAAGTTCGAGTCCCGCCAGCCGGTGCGGATGTACTCCCGGATCGGGCTGCCGGTGGCGATGCACTGCGCGGCGGTGGCCAAGGTGCTGCTCGCCGACCTGCCGCTGCCCGAGCGCCAGAAGCTGGTGGCCGCCTTGACGTTCACGCCCTTCACCGAGCGCACCCTGACCACGCCGAAGGCGCTGCTGGCCGAGCTGGCCCAGGTGGCCCAGCAGGGCTGGGCCCAGGACCGGGCCGAGCACGAGCCGTTCATGAACTGCGTGGCCGCCCCGATCCGCGACGCCACCGGGCGGGTGGTCGCGGCGGCCTCGCTCTCGGTGCCCGACCTGGTGCTGCCCTACGAGCAGGTGCTGGAGCTGCTGCCCCAACTGCTCGCCACCACCGCCGCGGTCTCCGCCGCCTGCGGCGCCTGCTGA
- a CDS encoding ankyrin repeat domain-containing protein, whose amino-acid sequence MTDSAESLPSAAGAEEPEEAALIELAGRIFEAARGGDAEALGAFLTAGAPVNLANDRGDTLLMLAAYHGHAAAVRLLLDRGADPNQANDRGQTPLAGTVFKGADEALDALLAGGADPHAGQPSAFDTAQMFGKQELVERFSGR is encoded by the coding sequence ATGACCGACTCAGCCGAATCCCTGCCGTCCGCCGCCGGCGCCGAGGAGCCCGAGGAGGCCGCGCTGATCGAGCTGGCCGGCCGGATCTTCGAGGCCGCCCGCGGTGGCGACGCCGAGGCGCTGGGTGCCTTCCTGACCGCCGGGGCTCCGGTGAACCTGGCCAACGACCGCGGTGACACGCTGCTGATGCTGGCCGCCTACCACGGCCACGCCGCCGCCGTGCGCCTGCTGCTCGACCGCGGTGCCGACCCGAACCAGGCCAACGACCGTGGCCAGACCCCGCTGGCCGGTACTGTCTTCAAGGGGGCCGACGAGGCGCTCGACGCCCTGCTGGCCGGTGGCGCCGACCCGCACGCCGGTCAGCCCTCGGCCTTCGACACGGCCCAGATGTTCGGCAAGCAGGAGCTGGTGGAGCGGTTCTCCGGCCGCTGA
- a CDS encoding amino acid deaminase: MEQRTAGIDRAAVAALAQERLDWRFKAVPAEAWGLTVREYLATGPTLDQLATPLLTLDAGALDHNLHTMADWCARAGVRLAPHGKTTMAPALWQAQLDAGAFGITLANLSQLRVARAFGVSRVLVANTLLDPGGLAWLAGELDADPDFRVSSWVDSVGAVQQMDRALRAAGAERPLDVLLELGGPGGRTGARDQATALAVARAVDQAPTLRLTGVGGYEAALAHDSTPAGLAAVEAYLAALVELHDALRAAGLFAAADQVLVSAGGSAYFDQVARVLAPLAAAHRDTVVVLRSGAYLAHDDGFYRAISPLIRGAGGRPLRSALHGWARVVSRPERGLALLDGGKRDFPADLGLPEPQVTRAGRPLAGAVTALNDQHAFLRDSDAEIGEVVRLGLSHPCTAFDRWTLIPVLDDTTAEHPRVVDLVRTFF; the protein is encoded by the coding sequence GTGGAGCAGCGGACAGCAGGGATCGACCGGGCCGCGGTGGCCGCACTCGCGCAGGAGCGGCTGGACTGGCGGTTCAAAGCCGTCCCGGCCGAGGCCTGGGGGCTGACGGTGCGCGAGTACCTCGCCACCGGCCCCACCCTGGACCAGCTCGCCACCCCGCTGCTGACCCTGGACGCGGGCGCGCTCGACCACAACCTGCACACCATGGCCGACTGGTGCGCGCGGGCCGGTGTCCGGCTCGCCCCGCACGGCAAGACCACCATGGCCCCGGCGCTCTGGCAGGCCCAGCTGGACGCCGGTGCCTTCGGCATCACGCTGGCGAACCTGTCGCAGCTGCGGGTGGCCAGGGCCTTCGGGGTGAGCCGGGTGCTGGTCGCCAACACGCTGCTCGATCCGGGCGGACTGGCCTGGCTGGCCGGCGAGTTGGACGCGGACCCGGACTTCCGGGTGAGCAGCTGGGTGGACTCGGTGGGCGCCGTCCAGCAGATGGACCGGGCGCTGCGGGCCGCCGGGGCCGAGCGCCCCCTGGACGTGCTGCTCGAACTCGGTGGCCCCGGTGGGCGCACCGGCGCCCGTGACCAGGCCACCGCGCTCGCCGTGGCGCGGGCGGTCGACCAGGCGCCCACCCTGCGGCTGACCGGCGTCGGCGGCTACGAGGCCGCGCTCGCGCACGACAGTACGCCCGCGGGCCTGGCGGCGGTGGAGGCGTACCTGGCCGCCCTGGTCGAGCTGCACGATGCGCTGCGCGCCGCCGGCCTCTTCGCCGCGGCGGACCAGGTGCTGGTCAGCGCGGGCGGCAGCGCCTACTTCGACCAGGTCGCCCGGGTGCTGGCGCCACTCGCCGCCGCCCACCGCGACACCGTCGTGGTGCTGCGCTCTGGCGCCTACCTGGCGCACGACGACGGCTTCTACCGCGCGATCTCGCCGCTGATCCGCGGTGCGGGCGGCCGGCCGCTGCGCTCCGCGCTGCACGGCTGGGCCCGGGTGGTCTCGCGCCCCGAGCGCGGTCTTGCGCTGCTGGACGGCGGCAAGCGCGACTTTCCGGCCGACCTGGGTCTGCCGGAGCCGCAAGTCACCCGTGCCGGACGGCCGTTGGCCGGAGCCGTGACCGCCCTCAACGATCAGCACGCGTTCCTGCGCGACAGCGACGCCGAGATCGGCGAGGTGGTCAGGCTCGGCCTGTCCCACCCCTGCACGGCCTTCGACCGCTGGACCCTGATCCCGGTGCTGGACGACACGACGGCCGAACACCCCCGGGTGGTCGACCTGGTGCGGACCTTCTTCTGA
- a CDS encoding bifunctional 4-hydroxy-2-oxoglutarate aldolase/2-dehydro-3-deoxy-phosphogluconate aldolase — MTFRNQLAAARVIAVVRAAVIPDAAALCAALAEGGIHWVELTCTTPRVTEQLARAAAVDTGCRLGLGTVLTAEQARAGIEAGAEFLVTPGCRPPVAEAARAAGVPVVLGALTPTEVAHAVELGADAVKIFPARAFGPGYFKDLRGPYPEVPLVASGGVDAASAPGYLAQGALAVCAGGEVVPAAAVEAGDWAELTRRARAFTAALAPA; from the coding sequence ATGACCTTCCGCAACCAGCTCGCCGCAGCCCGGGTGATCGCGGTGGTCCGCGCCGCCGTGATACCCGATGCCGCCGCGCTCTGCGCCGCGCTCGCCGAGGGCGGCATCCACTGGGTCGAACTCACCTGCACCACACCGAGGGTGACGGAGCAGCTGGCCCGGGCGGCGGCGGTGGACACCGGCTGCCGGCTGGGCCTGGGCACGGTGCTGACGGCCGAGCAGGCCCGGGCGGGGATCGAGGCCGGGGCCGAGTTCCTGGTCACGCCCGGTTGCCGCCCGCCGGTGGCCGAGGCGGCGCGCGCGGCCGGCGTCCCCGTGGTGCTGGGCGCACTCACCCCCACCGAGGTCGCGCACGCCGTGGAGCTCGGGGCCGACGCCGTGAAGATCTTCCCGGCCCGGGCGTTCGGCCCCGGCTACTTCAAGGACCTGCGCGGCCCCTACCCGGAGGTCCCGCTGGTCGCCTCCGGCGGGGTGGACGCCGCGAGCGCGCCCGGCTACCTGGCGCAGGGCGCGCTCGCGGTCTGCGCGGGCGGCGAGGTGGTGCCCGCGGCGGCGGTCGAGGCCGGCGACTGGGCCGAACTCACCCGCCGCGCCCGGGCGTTCACCGCGGCACTGGCACCCGCCTGA
- a CDS encoding RNA polymerase-binding protein RbpA, giving the protein MSERALRGTRLGATSYETDRGIDLAPRQTVEYACQNGHRFEVPFSVEAEIPSVWECRFCGTEAVLLDGDEPEEKKTKPTRTHWDMLMERRTREELEEVLAERLAVLRSGGMNLAVHPRDTRKSA; this is encoded by the coding sequence ATGAGCGAGCGAGCTCTCCGAGGCACGCGACTCGGCGCCACTAGCTACGAGACCGACCGTGGCATTGACCTGGCTCCGCGCCAGACCGTCGAGTACGCATGTCAGAACGGACACCGGTTCGAGGTGCCCTTCTCCGTCGAGGCGGAGATCCCCTCGGTGTGGGAGTGCCGTTTCTGCGGCACCGAGGCCGTCCTGCTCGACGGTGACGAGCCGGAGGAGAAGAAGACCAAGCCGACCCGGACCCATTGGGACATGCTGATGGAGCGCCGGACACGCGAGGAGCTGGAGGAGGTGCTGGCCGAGCGGCTGGCCGTGCTCCGCTCCGGCGGGATGAACCTGGCGGTCCACCCGCGGGACACCCGTAAGAGCGCCTGA
- a CDS encoding GNAT family N-acetyltransferase, whose amino-acid sequence MELRITGYDHPDAELLTAEVQQEYVRRYGDMDITEMRAEHFADPHGVFVVGYLDGVPVACGGWRVKDSSYPYLRDGDVELKRMFVVPTARGRGLARLVLRHLEAAAGAAGRTRVVLETGTEQPEAVALYESEGYRPITKFGVYRDAPESICLGKELDPR is encoded by the coding sequence ATGGAGCTGCGGATCACCGGATACGACCACCCCGACGCCGAACTGCTGACCGCGGAGGTGCAGCAGGAGTACGTCCGCCGTTACGGCGACATGGACATCACCGAGATGCGGGCCGAGCACTTCGCGGACCCGCACGGGGTCTTCGTGGTCGGCTATCTGGACGGTGTGCCGGTCGCCTGCGGCGGCTGGCGGGTCAAGGACAGCAGCTATCCGTACCTGCGTGACGGCGATGTCGAGCTCAAGCGGATGTTCGTGGTCCCGACCGCCCGGGGCCGGGGCCTGGCCCGGCTCGTGCTGCGCCACCTGGAGGCGGCGGCCGGCGCGGCCGGGCGCACCCGCGTGGTGCTGGAGACCGGCACCGAGCAGCCCGAGGCGGTGGCGCTGTACGAGTCGGAGGGATACCGGCCGATCACCAAGTTCGGCGTCTACCGGGATGCCCCCGAGTCCATCTGCCTGGGCAAGGAGCTCGACCCCCGCTGA
- the lnt gene encoding apolipoprotein N-acyltransferase has protein sequence MALPLDEAPHALDPEPGKSTPQEPQPAPAGRLQRLRTKVRGGWRRSALAAAAGLALAAAFPPYDVWPLSVLAVAALSLLTRGRTFRQGAWTGFAFGLPFFLWLLDWIRVIGSDGWVALSAIEALFLWALGGGLALTSRLRCWPLWAACLWVTEEWARDRAPFGGFPWGRLAFANTSSPFTPLAALGGAPLVTFAVALTGTLLGYLALPWLRRLAARRSAPAVEPAGGRGAGQGVAAAADPAAEPAAAPPADQRDEPVTPAAPRPRHRVLLPLGAGACAALIVVSGYAVPVPTTSKDTAKVAVIQGNVPHPGMDFLGRPMQVLDNHAAETEALAAKIKAGQAPQPDLVIWPENSSDLDPYSDPLAYERITEAVRTIGVPTLVGALVDGPDAQHVQNEGIVWDPISGPGAHYTKQHPVPFGEYVPFRSVLAKVITRFQRVAHDFYPGKGTGVMQLGPARIGDVICFEVAYDEIVRDTVNDGGRVLVVQTNNATYARSGQPDQQLAMSRLRAVEHGRAVLIAATSGISAIIRPDGSIESRTSELTAAALSADVPLRDGKTLADRLGAAPEWALAVIGLLACGAAVLIERRRRPGSGTQPTAEPLSTVAP, from the coding sequence GTGGCATTGCCCCTCGACGAGGCTCCGCACGCCCTTGACCCGGAGCCCGGGAAGAGCACGCCGCAGGAGCCGCAGCCCGCGCCGGCGGGCCGACTTCAGCGCCTGCGCACCAAGGTGCGCGGCGGCTGGCGCCGCAGCGCGCTGGCCGCCGCGGCCGGGCTCGCGCTGGCCGCCGCCTTCCCGCCCTACGACGTGTGGCCGCTGTCGGTGCTGGCGGTCGCCGCGCTGTCGCTGCTCACCCGGGGCCGCACCTTCCGCCAGGGCGCCTGGACGGGCTTCGCGTTCGGCCTGCCGTTCTTCCTGTGGCTGCTGGACTGGATCCGGGTGATCGGATCGGACGGCTGGGTGGCGCTCTCCGCCATCGAGGCGCTCTTCCTCTGGGCGCTGGGCGGCGGCCTCGCGCTCACCTCGCGGTTGCGCTGCTGGCCGCTGTGGGCCGCCTGCCTGTGGGTGACCGAGGAGTGGGCCCGCGACCGGGCGCCGTTCGGCGGATTCCCGTGGGGCCGGCTGGCCTTCGCCAACACCTCCAGCCCGTTCACGCCGCTGGCCGCGCTCGGCGGCGCACCGCTGGTCACCTTCGCCGTGGCGCTGACCGGCACGCTGCTCGGCTACCTCGCCCTGCCCTGGCTGCGCCGCCTGGCCGCCCGCCGCTCGGCCCCGGCGGTCGAACCGGCCGGCGGCCGGGGCGCTGGCCAGGGTGTCGCGGCAGCCGCTGATCCGGCCGCCGAGCCCGCTGCCGCCCCGCCGGCCGACCAGCGCGACGAGCCGGTCACCCCCGCCGCGCCGCGCCCCCGCCACCGGGTGCTGCTGCCGCTCGGCGCGGGTGCCTGCGCGGCGCTGATCGTGGTCAGCGGCTACGCCGTCCCGGTGCCCACCACCTCCAAGGACACCGCCAAGGTCGCGGTCATCCAGGGCAACGTCCCGCACCCCGGGATGGACTTCCTGGGCCGCCCGATGCAGGTCCTGGACAACCACGCCGCCGAGACCGAGGCGCTGGCCGCGAAGATCAAAGCCGGCCAGGCGCCCCAGCCCGACCTGGTGATCTGGCCGGAGAACTCCTCCGACCTCGACCCCTACAGCGACCCGCTGGCCTACGAGCGGATCACCGAGGCGGTGCGCACGATCGGCGTCCCCACCCTGGTCGGCGCGCTGGTGGACGGCCCCGACGCCCAGCACGTGCAGAACGAGGGCATCGTCTGGGACCCGATCAGCGGCCCCGGCGCGCACTACACCAAGCAGCACCCGGTCCCGTTCGGCGAGTACGTGCCGTTCCGCTCGGTGCTGGCGAAGGTGATCACCCGGTTCCAGCGGGTGGCGCACGACTTCTACCCCGGCAAGGGCACCGGCGTCATGCAGCTGGGACCGGCCCGGATCGGCGACGTGATCTGCTTCGAGGTCGCCTACGACGAGATCGTCCGGGACACCGTCAACGACGGCGGCCGGGTGCTGGTGGTGCAGACGAACAACGCCACCTACGCCCGCAGCGGGCAGCCCGACCAGCAGTTGGCGATGTCCAGGCTGCGGGCGGTCGAGCACGGGCGGGCCGTGCTGATCGCCGCGACCAGCGGCATCAGCGCGATCATCCGCCCCGACGGCAGCATCGAGAGCCGCACCAGTGAGCTCACCGCTGCCGCGCTCAGCGCCGACGTGCCGCTGCGCGACGGCAAGACGCTGGCGGACCGGCTGGGCGCGGCGCCGGAGTGGGCGCTGGCCGTCATCGGCCTGCTGGCCTGCGGCGCCGCCGTGCTGATCGAGCGCCGTCGCCGGCCCGGCAGCGGAACACAGCCGACCGCCGAACCGTTGTCCACGGTGGCGCCCTGA
- a CDS encoding acyl-CoA thioesterase, protein MTTHRNAHVLHCPTRWSDVDQNGHINNARLVGYIQEGIYDLFHHHAQAVQDSLFSAGFLIARHEIDYLEQLHHRPEPLLVRLMVERLGRSSAHVRVDVCRDPFTYMTARTVVVARDRASGRSRKLSQPERRFLSDYLTVTPSVMAASKPRVPTPSVLAGSKPRMSTPSVAAGPKPVTARSVLTYQSTSATRPGTVPRGQGQQVRKVPLPSRLPARVLCRA, encoded by the coding sequence ATGACGACGCACCGCAACGCCCACGTCCTGCACTGCCCCACCCGCTGGAGCGATGTCGACCAGAACGGGCACATCAACAATGCCCGACTGGTCGGCTACATCCAGGAGGGAATCTACGACCTCTTTCACCACCACGCGCAGGCCGTTCAGGATTCGCTCTTTTCGGCGGGTTTCCTGATCGCCCGGCACGAGATCGATTATCTGGAACAGTTGCACCACCGGCCGGAACCGCTGCTGGTGCGGTTGATGGTCGAGCGGCTCGGCCGCAGTTCGGCACACGTTCGGGTGGACGTCTGCCGTGACCCGTTCACCTACATGACCGCACGGACCGTCGTGGTGGCCAGGGACCGCGCCTCGGGGCGGTCGCGCAAGCTCAGCCAGCCCGAGCGGCGGTTCCTGTCCGACTATCTGACGGTCACCCCGTCGGTGATGGCCGCCAGCAAGCCGCGGGTGCCGACCCCGTCGGTGCTGGCCGGTTCCAAGCCGCGGATGTCGACGCCGTCCGTGGCGGCCGGCCCCAAGCCGGTGACGGCCCGCTCGGTGCTCACCTACCAGAGCACCTCCGCGACCCGCCCCGGCACCGTGCCGCGCGGCCAGGGCCAGCAAGTGCGCAAGGTGCCGCTGCCGAGCCGGCTGCCGGCCCGGGTGCTCTGCCGGGCCTGA
- a CDS encoding RidA family protein, with the protein MSEKTEIRTDGAPAPAWVFSQGVRKGPILQVSGQGPQDPATGTYLHEGDVRAQTRRTLENIKAILTAGGATVADVVMFRVYLTEHAHFAPMNEAYAAFIEENLPPGGVKPCRTTVFVELPHEVMLVEIDAQAVLD; encoded by the coding sequence ATGAGCGAGAAGACCGAGATCCGCACCGACGGCGCCCCGGCCCCGGCCTGGGTGTTCTCCCAGGGCGTGCGCAAGGGCCCGATCCTGCAGGTCTCCGGGCAGGGCCCACAGGACCCGGCCACCGGCACCTACCTCCACGAGGGTGACGTCCGGGCGCAGACCCGGCGCACCCTGGAGAACATCAAGGCGATCCTGACCGCCGGCGGCGCCACCGTGGCGGATGTGGTGATGTTCCGCGTCTACCTGACCGAGCACGCCCACTTCGCGCCGATGAACGAGGCCTACGCCGCCTTCATCGAGGAGAACCTGCCGCCCGGCGGGGTCAAGCCGTGCCGCACCACGGTCTTCGTCGAACTGCCCCACGAGGTGATGCTGGTGGAGATCGACGCACAGGCCGTGCTGGACTGA
- a CDS encoding N-acyl-D-amino-acid deacylase family protein: protein MSGLLFRGATVVDGTGADRYRADVLVRDGVIADLGKGLTAHQVVDAHGLVLAPGFIDMHSHSDLRVLVERDHLSRVTQGVTCEVLGQDGLSYAPVDDRTLPELRRQLAGWNGDPAGFGWDWRTVGQYLDRLDAGIAVNACYLVPHGTLRTLVLGWERRPPSAAELDAMRELLAQGLREGAVGLSSGLSYTPGMYADTDELAALCAVVAAHGGYHSPHQRSYGAGALAGYAEMVEISRRTGCPLHLAHATMNFAVNRGRAGELLALLDRALADGLDLSLDSYPYLPGSTTLAAMLPSWATEGGPDATLARLADPAARERIRLALEEQGSDGCHGVVADWSAVQISGVRTPQLADAVGRTVAELAAARGGTGTEAFFALLRADELGTTVLQHVGHEENVQAIMRHPAHTAGSDGLLVGARPHPRAWGTFARYLGRYSRELGVLTLEQAVARMAGRPARRLRLLRRGTIAVGHHADLVLFDPATVADTATFEQPRRAATGIQHVYVNGTAVLRDARPTGALPGRALRRTDRGTR from the coding sequence ATGTCCGGCCTGCTCTTCCGCGGGGCCACCGTGGTCGACGGCACCGGCGCGGACCGCTACCGCGCCGACGTGCTGGTGCGCGACGGCGTGATAGCCGACCTGGGCAAGGGGCTGACGGCACATCAGGTCGTCGATGCGCACGGGCTGGTGCTCGCACCGGGCTTCATCGACATGCACAGCCACTCCGACCTGCGCGTGCTGGTCGAACGCGACCACCTCTCCCGGGTCACCCAGGGCGTCACCTGCGAGGTGCTCGGCCAGGACGGCCTGTCCTACGCCCCGGTGGACGACCGCACACTGCCCGAGCTGCGCCGCCAACTGGCCGGCTGGAACGGCGATCCGGCCGGTTTCGGGTGGGACTGGCGGACCGTCGGGCAGTACCTGGACCGGCTGGACGCGGGCATCGCCGTCAACGCCTGCTACCTGGTCCCGCACGGCACGCTGCGCACCCTGGTGCTGGGCTGGGAGCGCCGCCCGCCGAGCGCGGCCGAGCTCGACGCGATGCGCGAACTGCTGGCCCAGGGGCTGCGCGAGGGCGCGGTGGGCCTGTCCAGCGGCCTGAGCTACACCCCGGGCATGTACGCCGACACCGACGAACTCGCCGCGCTCTGCGCGGTGGTGGCCGCCCACGGCGGCTACCACTCGCCGCACCAGCGCTCCTACGGCGCCGGCGCGCTGGCCGGCTACGCGGAGATGGTGGAGATCTCCCGGCGCACCGGCTGTCCGCTCCACCTGGCCCACGCGACCATGAACTTCGCGGTCAACCGGGGCCGGGCCGGCGAGCTGCTGGCCCTGCTGGACCGGGCCCTCGCGGACGGCCTGGACCTGAGCCTGGACAGCTACCCCTACCTGCCGGGCTCCACCACCCTGGCCGCCATGCTGCCCAGTTGGGCCACCGAGGGCGGCCCGGACGCCACCCTGGCCCGGCTCGCCGATCCCGCCGCGCGCGAGCGGATCCGGCTGGCGCTGGAGGAGCAGGGCAGCGACGGCTGCCACGGGGTGGTCGCCGACTGGTCCGCGGTCCAGATCTCCGGCGTGCGCACCCCGCAGCTGGCCGACGCCGTCGGGCGCACGGTGGCCGAACTGGCCGCCGCGCGCGGCGGCACCGGCACCGAGGCCTTCTTCGCGCTGCTGCGCGCCGACGAGCTGGGCACCACCGTCCTGCAGCACGTCGGGCACGAGGAGAACGTGCAGGCGATCATGCGCCACCCGGCGCACACCGCCGGCAGCGACGGCCTGCTGGTCGGCGCCCGCCCGCACCCCCGGGCCTGGGGCACCTTCGCCCGCTACCTCGGCCGCTACAGCCGGGAGTTGGGCGTGCTGACACTGGAGCAGGCGGTGGCCAGGATGGCCGGACGCCCGGCCCGGCGGCTGCGCCTGCTGCGCCGCGGCACCATCGCGGTCGGCCACCACGCCGACCTGGTGCTCTTCGACCCCGCCACGGTCGCCGACACCGCCACCTTCGAGCAGCCGCGCCGAGCCGCCACCGGAATCCAGCACGTCTACGTCAACGGCACCGCCGTGCTGCGCGACGCCCGCCCCACCGGAGCGCTGCCAGGCCGCGCGCTGCGCCGCACCGATCGAGGGACCCGATGA
- a CDS encoding sugar kinase, whose protein sequence is MTTVEAVCLGESMAVLLPDRPGPLEAVECFHSRVGGAESNVACALAGLGVPTAWLSRVGADGFGRRLLAALATHGVDTSAVALDPHRPTGLYVKEVGSAGPHPHDLGPGQSRLHYYRTGSAAAALGPELLAEPAVTALLAGARLLHLSGITAALSDSCLALVRALLAAPRAGRLVSFDLNWRPALWQHRDPAVLPALLDAADLVLLGADEAAAALGTGDPDELRALLPSPATVLVKDAGRLVTAIDADGRRVSEPALRVEVVEPTGAGDAFAAGYLAGTLRGFDQRRRLRLGHLAAAAALTSAGDQGTLPPPDLVAALLGATETQWAATRVHPAGVETPVGGAG, encoded by the coding sequence GTGACAACGGTGGAAGCCGTCTGCCTCGGTGAATCGATGGCCGTGCTGCTCCCCGACCGGCCCGGGCCGCTGGAGGCCGTGGAGTGCTTCCACAGCCGGGTCGGCGGCGCGGAGTCGAACGTCGCCTGCGCGCTGGCCGGGCTCGGCGTGCCCACGGCCTGGCTCAGCCGGGTCGGCGCCGACGGCTTCGGGCGGCGGCTGCTCGCCGCGCTGGCCACCCACGGGGTGGACACCTCCGCGGTGGCCCTCGACCCGCACCGCCCCACCGGGCTGTACGTGAAGGAGGTCGGCAGCGCCGGGCCGCACCCGCACGACCTGGGCCCCGGGCAGAGCCGGCTGCACTACTACCGCACCGGTTCGGCCGCCGCGGCGCTCGGCCCGGAGCTGCTCGCGGAGCCCGCGGTCACCGCCCTGCTGGCCGGCGCCCGGCTGCTGCACCTGTCCGGCATCACCGCCGCGCTCTCGGACAGCTGCCTGGCGCTGGTCCGCGCCCTGCTGGCGGCGCCGCGGGCCGGGCGGCTGGTCAGCTTCGACCTCAACTGGCGCCCCGCGCTCTGGCAGCACCGCGACCCGGCCGTGCTGCCCGCCCTGCTGGACGCCGCCGACCTGGTCCTGCTCGGCGCCGACGAGGCCGCCGCCGCACTCGGCACCGGCGACCCGGACGAACTGCGCGCCCTGCTGCCCTCCCCCGCCACCGTGCTGGTCAAGGACGCCGGCCGGCTCGTCACGGCGATCGACGCGGACGGCCGGCGGGTGAGCGAACCGGCGCTGCGGGTCGAGGTGGTGGAGCCCACCGGGGCCGGCGACGCGTTCGCCGCCGGCTACCTGGCCGGCACCCTGCGCGGCTTCGACCAGCGCCGGCGGCTGCGGCTGGGCCACCTGGCCGCAGCCGCCGCGCTCACCTCCGCCGGCGACCAGGGCACCCTGCCGCCACCGGACCTGGTGGCGGCGCTGCTCGGCGCCACCGAGACCCAGTGGGCGGCCACCCGGGTCCACCCGGCGGGCGTGGAGACCCCCGTGGGCGGTGCCGGATGA
- the fxsA gene encoding FxsA family membrane protein: protein MTQHVDPTRVPGQPGAPSRRRGRLRRVLPLLVAAWLVLEIWLVIQVASVTGWLAVLLLLLLGVVVGGRLIKRAGLKALRAASASFEQGAVPPSGAAETGTSLTVLAGLLLILPGFLSDLIGLTLLFPPTRSLWRLAGRRAAVRVLRTPGGGDPLADALRLQEQMRIHRPDGKIVQGEVVDPADHQGGAGSAWRPGEDDQRPPLGR from the coding sequence GTGACCCAGCACGTTGACCCGACCCGCGTTCCCGGCCAGCCCGGGGCCCCGAGCCGCCGCCGCGGCCGACTGCGCCGTGTGCTGCCGCTGCTGGTGGCCGCCTGGCTGGTGCTGGAGATCTGGCTGGTGATCCAGGTCGCGTCGGTGACAGGGTGGCTGGCGGTGCTGCTCCTGCTGCTGCTCGGCGTCGTGGTCGGCGGGCGGCTGATCAAGCGCGCCGGGCTGAAGGCGCTGCGGGCGGCCTCCGCCTCCTTCGAACAGGGCGCGGTGCCGCCCTCGGGCGCGGCCGAGACGGGCACCAGCCTGACGGTGCTGGCCGGGCTGCTGCTGATCCTGCCCGGCTTCCTCTCCGACCTGATCGGGCTCACCCTGCTCTTCCCGCCGACCCGGTCGCTGTGGCGCCTGGCCGGGCGCCGGGCGGCCGTCCGGGTGCTGCGCACGCCCGGTGGCGGCGACCCGCTGGCCGACGCGCTGCGGCTGCAGGAGCAGATGCGGATCCACCGGCCCGACGGCAAGATCGTCCAGGGCGAGGTGGTCGACCCGGCCGATCACCAGGGCGGTGCCGGGTCGGCCTGGCGCCCGGGCGAGGACGACCAGCGACCGCCGCTGGGCCGCTGA